A region of Ictidomys tridecemlineatus isolate mIctTri1 chromosome 4, mIctTri1.hap1, whole genome shotgun sequence DNA encodes the following proteins:
- the Mcam gene encoding cell surface glycoprotein MUC18 isoform X1 has protein sequence MDLPGLLCAFLLVVCCCCRRATGVPGEAEQPTPELVEVEVGNTALLRCGPSHSLGNLSHVDWFSVYKEKPTLIFRVRQGQGQSEPGEYQHRLSLQGSGALALTQVMPHDERIFLCQSKRPLSQEHRIQLHVFKAPEEPTIQASALGISVNSREPEEVATCIGRNGYPVPQVIWYKNRLPLMEEKNRVHIQSSQIVESSGLYTLKSVLKVQLVKEDKDARFYCELSYRLPSGNHMKESREVTVPVFYPAEKVWLEVEPAGMLKEGDRVEIRCLADGNPTPPFSIYKQNPSTREMEEERSTDNGLLVLEPAQKQHSGLYECQGLDLETMIPLLSEPQELLVNYVSDVDVSPAAPAGQEGSSLTLTCKAESNQALEFQWLREKTGQVLEKGSVLHFDHLKREIGGGYRCVASVPSVPGLNRTQLVNVAIFGPPWMASKKRKVWVKENTMLNLSCEASGHPRPTISWDINGTASEEYQDSQRVLSTLNVLVTPELLERGAECTASNSLGRNSTIIILELVSLTTLAPDSSKTAGLSTSTASPHARANSTSTEKKLREQESKGVVIVAVIVCILVLAVLGAVLYFLYKKGKLLCGRSGKQEITLPPSHKSEFVVEVKSDKLPEEMGLLQGSSGDKRAPGDQGEKYIDLRH, from the exons ATGGATCTACCCGGACTCCTCTGCGCCTTCTTGCTGGTCGTCTGCTGCTGCTGTCGCCGCGCCACTG gtGTGCCTGGAGAGGCGGAGCAGCCCACACCAGAGCTGGTGGAAGTGGAAGTGGGCAACACGGCCCTTCTGAGGTGTGGCCCTTCACACTCCCTGGGCAACCTCAGCCATGTGGACTGGTTTTCT GTCTACAAGGAGAAGCCCACACTCATCTTCCGTGTGCGCCAGGGCCAGGGTCAGAGTGAGCCTGGGGAGTACCAGCACCGTCTCAGCCTCCAGGGCTCAGGGGCTCTGGCTCTGACTCAGGTCATGCCCCATGATGAGCGCATCTTCCTGTGCCAGAGTAAGCGTCCTCTGTCCCAGGAGCACCGCATTCAGCTCCATGTCTTCA AAGCTCCAGAGGAGCCAACCATCCAGGCCAGTGCCCTGGGCATCTCTGTAAACAGCAGGGAGCCTGAGGAG GTCGCCACCTGTATAGGGAGGAATGGGTACCCCGTTCCTCAAGTCATTTGGTACAAGAATCGTCTGCCCCTGATGGAGGAGAAAAATC gCGTCCACATTCAGTCCTCGCAGATCGTGGAGTCAAGTGGCTTATACACCTTGAAGAGTGTTCTGAAGGTACAGCTGGTTAAGGAAGACAAAGATGCCCGATTTTATTGTGAGCTCAGTTACCGACTGCCCAGTGGGAACCACATGAAGGAATCTAGGGAAGTCACTGTCCCCGTTTTCT ACCCAGCGGAAAAAGTGTGGTTGGAAGTGGAGCCTGCAGGAATGCTGAAGGAAGGGGATCGTGTGGAAATCAGATGTTTGGCGGATGGCAACCCCACACCTCCCTTCAGCATCTACAAGCAG AATCCCAGCACTagggagatggaggaagagagaTCCACTGATAATGGCCTCCTGGTGCTGGAGCCTGCCCAGAAGCAGCACAGCGGGCTCTATGAATGCCAGGGTCTGGACCTAGAAACCATGATACCACTGTTGAGTGAACCCCAGGAGCTGCTGGTGAAct ATGTGTCTGATGTTGACGTGAGTCCCGCAGCCCCTGCAGGCCAAGAAGGCAGTAGCCTTACACTGACCTGCAAGGCAGAGAGTAACCAGGCCCTCGAGTTCCAGTGGCTGAGAGAAAAG ACAGGCCAAGTGCTGGAAAAGGGGTCTGTGCTTCACTTTGACCATCTGAAACGGGAGATAGGAGGAGGCTACCGCTGCGTGGCATCTGTGCCCAGCGTACCTGGCCTGAACCGCACACAGCTAGTCAATGTGGCCATTTTTG GTCCCCCATGGATGGCATCAAAGAAGAGGAAGGTGTGGGTGAAAGAGAATACAATGCTTAATCTGTCTTGTGAAGCATCAGGACATCCTCGGCCCACCATCTCCTGGGACATCAACGGGACT GCAAGTGAAGAATACCAAGATTCACAGAGGGTGCTGAGCACTCTGAATGTCCTTGTGACCCCAGAGCTGTTGGAGAGGGGCGCGGAATGCACAGCTTCCAATTCCCTGGGCAGAAACAGCACCATCATCATCCTGGAGCTGG tCAGTTTAACCACCCTCGCACCAGACTCTAGCAAAACAGCTGGCCTCAGCACCTCCACTGCCAGTCCTCATGCCAGAGCCAACAGCACCTCCACAG AGAAAAAGCTGCGGGAGCAGGAGAGCAAGGGCGTGGTCATTGTGGCTGTGATCGTGTGCATCCTGGTCCTGGCTGTGCTGGGCGCTGTCCTCTATTTCCTCTACAAGAAGGGCAAGCTGCTGTGTGGGCGGTCAGGCAAACAAGAGAT cacGCTGCCCCCGTCTCATAAGAGCGAATTTGTAGTTGAAGTTAAGTCAGATAAGCTCCCAGAAGAGATGGGCCTCCTACAGGGCAGCAGCGGTGACAAGAGGGCTCCAGGAGACCAG GGAGAGAAATACATCGATCTGAGGCATTAG
- the Mcam gene encoding cell surface glycoprotein MUC18 isoform X2, with the protein MDLPGLLCAFLLVVCCCCRRATGVPGEAEQPTPELVEVEVGNTALLRCGPSHSLGNLSHVDWFSVYKEKPTLIFRVRQGQGQSEPGEYQHRLSLQGSGALALTQVMPHDERIFLCQSKRPLSQEHRIQLHVFKAPEEPTIQASALGISVNSREPEEVATCIGRNGYPVPQVIWYKNRLPLMEEKNRVHIQSSQIVESSGLYTLKSVLKVQLVKEDKDARFYCELSYRLPSGNHMKESREVTVPVFYPAEKVWLEVEPAGMLKEGDRVEIRCLADGNPTPPFSIYKQNPSTREMEEERSTDNGLLVLEPAQKQHSGLYECQGLDLETMIPLLSEPQELLVNYVSDVDVSPAAPAGQEGSSLTLTCKAESNQALEFQWLREKTGQVLEKGSVLHFDHLKREIGGGYRCVASVPSVPGLNRTQLVNVAIFGPPWMASKKRKVWVKENTMLNLSCEASGHPRPTISWDINGTASEEYQDSQRVLSTLNVLVTPELLERGAECTASNSLGRNSTIIILELVSLTTLAPDSSKTAGLSTSTASPHARANSTSTEKKLREQESKGVVIVAVIVCILVLAVLGAVLYFLYKKGKLLCGRSGKQEMERNTSI; encoded by the exons ATGGATCTACCCGGACTCCTCTGCGCCTTCTTGCTGGTCGTCTGCTGCTGCTGTCGCCGCGCCACTG gtGTGCCTGGAGAGGCGGAGCAGCCCACACCAGAGCTGGTGGAAGTGGAAGTGGGCAACACGGCCCTTCTGAGGTGTGGCCCTTCACACTCCCTGGGCAACCTCAGCCATGTGGACTGGTTTTCT GTCTACAAGGAGAAGCCCACACTCATCTTCCGTGTGCGCCAGGGCCAGGGTCAGAGTGAGCCTGGGGAGTACCAGCACCGTCTCAGCCTCCAGGGCTCAGGGGCTCTGGCTCTGACTCAGGTCATGCCCCATGATGAGCGCATCTTCCTGTGCCAGAGTAAGCGTCCTCTGTCCCAGGAGCACCGCATTCAGCTCCATGTCTTCA AAGCTCCAGAGGAGCCAACCATCCAGGCCAGTGCCCTGGGCATCTCTGTAAACAGCAGGGAGCCTGAGGAG GTCGCCACCTGTATAGGGAGGAATGGGTACCCCGTTCCTCAAGTCATTTGGTACAAGAATCGTCTGCCCCTGATGGAGGAGAAAAATC gCGTCCACATTCAGTCCTCGCAGATCGTGGAGTCAAGTGGCTTATACACCTTGAAGAGTGTTCTGAAGGTACAGCTGGTTAAGGAAGACAAAGATGCCCGATTTTATTGTGAGCTCAGTTACCGACTGCCCAGTGGGAACCACATGAAGGAATCTAGGGAAGTCACTGTCCCCGTTTTCT ACCCAGCGGAAAAAGTGTGGTTGGAAGTGGAGCCTGCAGGAATGCTGAAGGAAGGGGATCGTGTGGAAATCAGATGTTTGGCGGATGGCAACCCCACACCTCCCTTCAGCATCTACAAGCAG AATCCCAGCACTagggagatggaggaagagagaTCCACTGATAATGGCCTCCTGGTGCTGGAGCCTGCCCAGAAGCAGCACAGCGGGCTCTATGAATGCCAGGGTCTGGACCTAGAAACCATGATACCACTGTTGAGTGAACCCCAGGAGCTGCTGGTGAAct ATGTGTCTGATGTTGACGTGAGTCCCGCAGCCCCTGCAGGCCAAGAAGGCAGTAGCCTTACACTGACCTGCAAGGCAGAGAGTAACCAGGCCCTCGAGTTCCAGTGGCTGAGAGAAAAG ACAGGCCAAGTGCTGGAAAAGGGGTCTGTGCTTCACTTTGACCATCTGAAACGGGAGATAGGAGGAGGCTACCGCTGCGTGGCATCTGTGCCCAGCGTACCTGGCCTGAACCGCACACAGCTAGTCAATGTGGCCATTTTTG GTCCCCCATGGATGGCATCAAAGAAGAGGAAGGTGTGGGTGAAAGAGAATACAATGCTTAATCTGTCTTGTGAAGCATCAGGACATCCTCGGCCCACCATCTCCTGGGACATCAACGGGACT GCAAGTGAAGAATACCAAGATTCACAGAGGGTGCTGAGCACTCTGAATGTCCTTGTGACCCCAGAGCTGTTGGAGAGGGGCGCGGAATGCACAGCTTCCAATTCCCTGGGCAGAAACAGCACCATCATCATCCTGGAGCTGG tCAGTTTAACCACCCTCGCACCAGACTCTAGCAAAACAGCTGGCCTCAGCACCTCCACTGCCAGTCCTCATGCCAGAGCCAACAGCACCTCCACAG AGAAAAAGCTGCGGGAGCAGGAGAGCAAGGGCGTGGTCATTGTGGCTGTGATCGTGTGCATCCTGGTCCTGGCTGTGCTGGGCGCTGTCCTCTATTTCCTCTACAAGAAGGGCAAGCTGCTGTGTGGGCGGTCAGGCAAACAAGAGAT GGAGAGAAATACATCGATCTGA